In Mastacembelus armatus chromosome 22, fMasArm1.2, whole genome shotgun sequence, a genomic segment contains:
- the kdm1a gene encoding lysine-specific histone demethylase 1A isoform X3 has product MDITRCTEKWERPPTSSIMLSSKKSDAGSSSSSSSSSAGPAGSDRVPVSDTQIGPSASAVGVMDAKKKERSSPSGEPGGVPLPHQAGPGGADQDSAEVRRTSRRKRAKQVEYREMDESLANLSEDEYYSEEERNAKAEKERKQVIPPPAPPVEEENDSEPEEPSGVEGAAFQSRLPHDRMTSQEAACFPDIIGGPQQTQKVFLYIRNRTLQLWLDNPKIQLTFEATAQQLEAPYNSDAVLVHRIHSYLERHGLINFGIYKRVKPLPTKKTGKVIVIGGGVSGLAAARQLQSFGMDVTVLEARDRVGGRVATFRKGNYVADLGAMVVTGLGGNPMAVISKQVNMELAKIKQKCPLYEANGQAGERCTSVPKEKDEMVEQEFNRLLEATSYLSHQLDFNFLNNKPVSLGQALEVVIQLQEKHVKDEQIEHWKKIVKTQEELRDLLNKMVTTKERVKELHHQYKEASEVKPPRDITAEFLVKSKHRDLTALCKEYDELVEMQVKLEEKLQELEANPPSDVYLSSRDRQILDWHFANLEFANATPLSTLSLKHWDQDDDFEFTGSHLTVRNGYSCVPVALAEGLDIKLNTAVRQVRYTASGCEVIAVNTRSTTQTFIYKCDAVLCTLPLGVLKQQPPAVQFVPPLPEWKTSAIQRMGFGNLNKVVLCFDRVFWDPSVNLFGHVGSTTASRGELFLFWNLYKAPILLALMAGEAAGIMENISDDVIVGRCLAILKGIFGSSAVPQPKETVVTRWRADPWARGSYSYVAAGSSGNDYDLMAQPITPGPAIPGASQPVPRLFFAGEHTIRNYPATVHGALLSGLREAGRIADQFLGAMYTLPRQATPTATSNPQQAQPTPSV; this is encoded by the exons ATGGATATTACACGGTGCACGGAGAAATGG GAGAGGCCTCCAACATCCTCCATTATGCTGTCTAGCAAGAAGTCAGATGctggctcctcctcctcctcctcttcatcttctgcTGGACCAGCAGGAAGTGATAGGGTCCCAGTATCTGACACCCAGATTGGtccctcagcctcagctgtagGAGTAATGGATGcaaagaagaaggagaggtcATCCCCTAGTGGGGAACCTGGAGGTGTCCCTCTACCCCACCAAGCAGGCCCTGGGGGGGCAGACCAGGACTCAGCTGAAGTCCGCAGGACAAGTCGACGTAAACGAgcaaaa CAGGTGGAGTACCGCGAGATGGACGAGAGCCTGGCCAATCTGTCGGAGGACGAATATTActctgaggaggagaggaatgccaaggcagagaaagagagaaagcaagtcatccctcctccagctccaccagTAGAGGAGGAGAATGATAGCGAACCAGAGGAGCCATCTG GTGTGGAAGGAGCTGCTTTTCAGAGCCGTCTTCCTCACGATCGTATGACGTCTCAGGAGGCCGCCTGCTTCCCTGACATCATTGGTGGTCCACAGCAGACTCAGAAGGTCTTCCTCTACATCCGCAACCGTACA CTCCAACTGTGGCTGGACAACCCTAAGATCCAGTTGACATTTGAggccacagcacagcagcttgAAGCTCCATACAACA GTGATGCTGTGCTGGTCCACAGGATACACAGCTACCTGGAAAGACACGGTCTCATCAACTTTGGCATTTACAAGAGGGTCAAGCCTTTACCCA CTAAGAAGACTGGGAAAGTTATAGTTATTGGTGGAGGTGTTTCTGGCCTAGCTGCAGCCAGGCAGCTGCAGAGCTTTGGGATGGATGTTACAGTGTTGGAGGCCAGG GATCGGGTTGGAGGCAGAGTGGCCACATTTAGGAAGGGCAACTATGTCGCTGATCTAGGAGCCATGGTGGTGACAGGGCTGg GAGGGAATCCTATGGCAGTGATCAGTAAGCAGGTTAACATGGAGCTGGCCAAGATCAAACAGAAGTGTCCACTGTATGAAGCCAATGGCCAGGCT GGTGAACGGTGCACAAGT gtgccaaaagaaaaagatgagatGGTGGAGCAAGAGTTCAATAGATTGCTTGAGGCCACCTCATACCTCAGCCACCAGCTAGACTTCAACTTCCTCAACAACAAGCCCGTTTCTCTAGGACAGGCCCTGGAGGTGGTCATACA GCTGCAGGAGAAGCATGTAAAAGATGAGCAGATAGAACACTGGAAGAAGATTGTAAAGACACAGGAAGAGCTCAGGGATCTTCTGAACAAG ATGGTGACCACTAAGGAACGGGTTAAGGAGCTCCATCACCAGTATAAAGAGGCCAGTGAAGTCAAGCCACCTAGAGATATCACAGCTGAGTTCCTGGTGAAGAGCAAGCACCGTGATCTTACTGCACTTTGTAAA gagTATGATGAATTAGTGGAGATGCAGGTCAAACTGGAGGAGAAGCTGCAAGAGCTGGAGGCCAATCCACCCAG CGATGTGTACCTGTCGTCCAGGGATCGGCAGATCCTAGACTGGCACTTTGCCAACCTAGAGTTTGCCAACGCTACGCCCCTCTCCACCCTCTCTCTCAAGCATTGGGATCAG GATGATGACTTTGAGTTCACTGGAAGTCACCTGACAGTAAGGAATGGTTACTCCTGTGTTCCTGTAGCCCTGGCTGAAGGTCTGGACATCAAACTGAACACAGCGGTGCGACAGGTTCGATACACAGCATCTG GCTGTGAGGTGATAGCTGTCAACACTCGCTCCACGACCCAGACCTTCATATACAAGTGCGACGCTGTGCTGTGCACCCTGCCCCTCGGTGTGTTGAAGCAGCAGCCCCCAGCTGTGCAGTTTGTTCCCCCCCTGCCAGAGTGGAAGACATCTGCCATACAGAGGATGGGCTTTGGCAACCTGAACAAG GTGGTGTTGTGTTTTGACCGTGTGTTCTGGGATCCAAGTGTCAACCTGTTTGGTCATGTCGGCTCCACCACAGCAAGTCGGGGTGAACTCTTCCTCTTCTGGAACCTGTACAAAG CCCCGATTCTTCTTGCCCTGATGGCTGGTGAAGCAGCTGGCATCATGGAGAACATCAGTGATGACGTTATTGTCGGACGCTGCCTGGCCATTCTCAAAGGAATATTTGGAAGCAGCGCTGTACCGCAG CCAAAAGAAACTGTGGTCACCCGCTGGCGTGCCGACCCCTGGGCGCGGGGCTCCTACTCGTACGTCGCAGCAGGTTCTTCGGGTAACGACTACGACCTCATGGCACAGCCCATCACACCTGGCCCTGCTATACCAGGAGCCTCACAG cCTGTCCCTCGTCTGTTCTTCGCTGGTGAACACACAATCAGGAATTACCCGGCCACAGTTCACGGCGCCCTGCTCAGCGGGCTCCGTGAGGCCGGACGCATCGCAGATCAGTTCCTGGGTGCCATGTATACACTGCCTAGACAAGCCACTCCCACAGCCACCAGCAACCCTCAGCAGGCTCAGCCCACTCCCAGTGTCTGA
- the kdm1a gene encoding lysine-specific histone demethylase 1A isoform X2, giving the protein MDITRCTEKWVKQDKERPPTSSIMLSSKKSDAGSSSSSSSSSAGPAGSDRVPVSDTQIGPSASAVGVMDAKKKERSSPSGEPGGVPLPHQAGPGGADQDSAEVRRTSRRKRAKVEYREMDESLANLSEDEYYSEEERNAKAEKERKQVIPPPAPPVEEENDSEPEEPSGVEGAAFQSRLPHDRMTSQEAACFPDIIGGPQQTQKVFLYIRNRTLQLWLDNPKIQLTFEATAQQLEAPYNSDAVLVHRIHSYLERHGLINFGIYKRVKPLPTKKTGKVIVIGGGVSGLAAARQLQSFGMDVTVLEARDRVGGRVATFRKGNYVADLGAMVVTGLGGNPMAVISKQVNMELAKIKQKCPLYEANGQAGERCTSVPKEKDEMVEQEFNRLLEATSYLSHQLDFNFLNNKPVSLGQALEVVIQLQEKHVKDEQIEHWKKIVKTQEELRDLLNKMVTTKERVKELHHQYKEASEVKPPRDITAEFLVKSKHRDLTALCKEYDELVEMQVKLEEKLQELEANPPSDVYLSSRDRQILDWHFANLEFANATPLSTLSLKHWDQDDDFEFTGSHLTVRNGYSCVPVALAEGLDIKLNTAVRQVRYTASGCEVIAVNTRSTTQTFIYKCDAVLCTLPLGVLKQQPPAVQFVPPLPEWKTSAIQRMGFGNLNKVVLCFDRVFWDPSVNLFGHVGSTTASRGELFLFWNLYKAPILLALMAGEAAGIMENISDDVIVGRCLAILKGIFGSSAVPQPKETVVTRWRADPWARGSYSYVAAGSSGNDYDLMAQPITPGPAIPGASQPVPRLFFAGEHTIRNYPATVHGALLSGLREAGRIADQFLGAMYTLPRQATPTATSNPQQAQPTPSV; this is encoded by the exons ATGGATATTACACGGTGCACGGAGAAATGGGTAAAACAAGACAAG GAGAGGCCTCCAACATCCTCCATTATGCTGTCTAGCAAGAAGTCAGATGctggctcctcctcctcctcctcttcatcttctgcTGGACCAGCAGGAAGTGATAGGGTCCCAGTATCTGACACCCAGATTGGtccctcagcctcagctgtagGAGTAATGGATGcaaagaagaaggagaggtcATCCCCTAGTGGGGAACCTGGAGGTGTCCCTCTACCCCACCAAGCAGGCCCTGGGGGGGCAGACCAGGACTCAGCTGAAGTCCGCAGGACAAGTCGACGTAAACGAgcaaaa GTGGAGTACCGCGAGATGGACGAGAGCCTGGCCAATCTGTCGGAGGACGAATATTActctgaggaggagaggaatgccaaggcagagaaagagagaaagcaagtcatccctcctccagctccaccagTAGAGGAGGAGAATGATAGCGAACCAGAGGAGCCATCTG GTGTGGAAGGAGCTGCTTTTCAGAGCCGTCTTCCTCACGATCGTATGACGTCTCAGGAGGCCGCCTGCTTCCCTGACATCATTGGTGGTCCACAGCAGACTCAGAAGGTCTTCCTCTACATCCGCAACCGTACA CTCCAACTGTGGCTGGACAACCCTAAGATCCAGTTGACATTTGAggccacagcacagcagcttgAAGCTCCATACAACA GTGATGCTGTGCTGGTCCACAGGATACACAGCTACCTGGAAAGACACGGTCTCATCAACTTTGGCATTTACAAGAGGGTCAAGCCTTTACCCA CTAAGAAGACTGGGAAAGTTATAGTTATTGGTGGAGGTGTTTCTGGCCTAGCTGCAGCCAGGCAGCTGCAGAGCTTTGGGATGGATGTTACAGTGTTGGAGGCCAGG GATCGGGTTGGAGGCAGAGTGGCCACATTTAGGAAGGGCAACTATGTCGCTGATCTAGGAGCCATGGTGGTGACAGGGCTGg GAGGGAATCCTATGGCAGTGATCAGTAAGCAGGTTAACATGGAGCTGGCCAAGATCAAACAGAAGTGTCCACTGTATGAAGCCAATGGCCAGGCT GGTGAACGGTGCACAAGT gtgccaaaagaaaaagatgagatGGTGGAGCAAGAGTTCAATAGATTGCTTGAGGCCACCTCATACCTCAGCCACCAGCTAGACTTCAACTTCCTCAACAACAAGCCCGTTTCTCTAGGACAGGCCCTGGAGGTGGTCATACA GCTGCAGGAGAAGCATGTAAAAGATGAGCAGATAGAACACTGGAAGAAGATTGTAAAGACACAGGAAGAGCTCAGGGATCTTCTGAACAAG ATGGTGACCACTAAGGAACGGGTTAAGGAGCTCCATCACCAGTATAAAGAGGCCAGTGAAGTCAAGCCACCTAGAGATATCACAGCTGAGTTCCTGGTGAAGAGCAAGCACCGTGATCTTACTGCACTTTGTAAA gagTATGATGAATTAGTGGAGATGCAGGTCAAACTGGAGGAGAAGCTGCAAGAGCTGGAGGCCAATCCACCCAG CGATGTGTACCTGTCGTCCAGGGATCGGCAGATCCTAGACTGGCACTTTGCCAACCTAGAGTTTGCCAACGCTACGCCCCTCTCCACCCTCTCTCTCAAGCATTGGGATCAG GATGATGACTTTGAGTTCACTGGAAGTCACCTGACAGTAAGGAATGGTTACTCCTGTGTTCCTGTAGCCCTGGCTGAAGGTCTGGACATCAAACTGAACACAGCGGTGCGACAGGTTCGATACACAGCATCTG GCTGTGAGGTGATAGCTGTCAACACTCGCTCCACGACCCAGACCTTCATATACAAGTGCGACGCTGTGCTGTGCACCCTGCCCCTCGGTGTGTTGAAGCAGCAGCCCCCAGCTGTGCAGTTTGTTCCCCCCCTGCCAGAGTGGAAGACATCTGCCATACAGAGGATGGGCTTTGGCAACCTGAACAAG GTGGTGTTGTGTTTTGACCGTGTGTTCTGGGATCCAAGTGTCAACCTGTTTGGTCATGTCGGCTCCACCACAGCAAGTCGGGGTGAACTCTTCCTCTTCTGGAACCTGTACAAAG CCCCGATTCTTCTTGCCCTGATGGCTGGTGAAGCAGCTGGCATCATGGAGAACATCAGTGATGACGTTATTGTCGGACGCTGCCTGGCCATTCTCAAAGGAATATTTGGAAGCAGCGCTGTACCGCAG CCAAAAGAAACTGTGGTCACCCGCTGGCGTGCCGACCCCTGGGCGCGGGGCTCCTACTCGTACGTCGCAGCAGGTTCTTCGGGTAACGACTACGACCTCATGGCACAGCCCATCACACCTGGCCCTGCTATACCAGGAGCCTCACAG cCTGTCCCTCGTCTGTTCTTCGCTGGTGAACACACAATCAGGAATTACCCGGCCACAGTTCACGGCGCCCTGCTCAGCGGGCTCCGTGAGGCCGGACGCATCGCAGATCAGTTCCTGGGTGCCATGTATACACTGCCTAGACAAGCCACTCCCACAGCCACCAGCAACCCTCAGCAGGCTCAGCCCACTCCCAGTGTCTGA
- the kdm1a gene encoding lysine-specific histone demethylase 1A isoform X1, with protein sequence MDITRCTEKWVKQDKERPPTSSIMLSSKKSDAGSSSSSSSSSAGPAGSDRVPVSDTQIGPSASAVGVMDAKKKERSSPSGEPGGVPLPHQAGPGGADQDSAEVRRTSRRKRAKQVEYREMDESLANLSEDEYYSEEERNAKAEKERKQVIPPPAPPVEEENDSEPEEPSGVEGAAFQSRLPHDRMTSQEAACFPDIIGGPQQTQKVFLYIRNRTLQLWLDNPKIQLTFEATAQQLEAPYNSDAVLVHRIHSYLERHGLINFGIYKRVKPLPTKKTGKVIVIGGGVSGLAAARQLQSFGMDVTVLEARDRVGGRVATFRKGNYVADLGAMVVTGLGGNPMAVISKQVNMELAKIKQKCPLYEANGQAGERCTSVPKEKDEMVEQEFNRLLEATSYLSHQLDFNFLNNKPVSLGQALEVVIQLQEKHVKDEQIEHWKKIVKTQEELRDLLNKMVTTKERVKELHHQYKEASEVKPPRDITAEFLVKSKHRDLTALCKEYDELVEMQVKLEEKLQELEANPPSDVYLSSRDRQILDWHFANLEFANATPLSTLSLKHWDQDDDFEFTGSHLTVRNGYSCVPVALAEGLDIKLNTAVRQVRYTASGCEVIAVNTRSTTQTFIYKCDAVLCTLPLGVLKQQPPAVQFVPPLPEWKTSAIQRMGFGNLNKVVLCFDRVFWDPSVNLFGHVGSTTASRGELFLFWNLYKAPILLALMAGEAAGIMENISDDVIVGRCLAILKGIFGSSAVPQPKETVVTRWRADPWARGSYSYVAAGSSGNDYDLMAQPITPGPAIPGASQPVPRLFFAGEHTIRNYPATVHGALLSGLREAGRIADQFLGAMYTLPRQATPTATSNPQQAQPTPSV encoded by the exons ATGGATATTACACGGTGCACGGAGAAATGGGTAAAACAAGACAAG GAGAGGCCTCCAACATCCTCCATTATGCTGTCTAGCAAGAAGTCAGATGctggctcctcctcctcctcctcttcatcttctgcTGGACCAGCAGGAAGTGATAGGGTCCCAGTATCTGACACCCAGATTGGtccctcagcctcagctgtagGAGTAATGGATGcaaagaagaaggagaggtcATCCCCTAGTGGGGAACCTGGAGGTGTCCCTCTACCCCACCAAGCAGGCCCTGGGGGGGCAGACCAGGACTCAGCTGAAGTCCGCAGGACAAGTCGACGTAAACGAgcaaaa CAGGTGGAGTACCGCGAGATGGACGAGAGCCTGGCCAATCTGTCGGAGGACGAATATTActctgaggaggagaggaatgccaaggcagagaaagagagaaagcaagtcatccctcctccagctccaccagTAGAGGAGGAGAATGATAGCGAACCAGAGGAGCCATCTG GTGTGGAAGGAGCTGCTTTTCAGAGCCGTCTTCCTCACGATCGTATGACGTCTCAGGAGGCCGCCTGCTTCCCTGACATCATTGGTGGTCCACAGCAGACTCAGAAGGTCTTCCTCTACATCCGCAACCGTACA CTCCAACTGTGGCTGGACAACCCTAAGATCCAGTTGACATTTGAggccacagcacagcagcttgAAGCTCCATACAACA GTGATGCTGTGCTGGTCCACAGGATACACAGCTACCTGGAAAGACACGGTCTCATCAACTTTGGCATTTACAAGAGGGTCAAGCCTTTACCCA CTAAGAAGACTGGGAAAGTTATAGTTATTGGTGGAGGTGTTTCTGGCCTAGCTGCAGCCAGGCAGCTGCAGAGCTTTGGGATGGATGTTACAGTGTTGGAGGCCAGG GATCGGGTTGGAGGCAGAGTGGCCACATTTAGGAAGGGCAACTATGTCGCTGATCTAGGAGCCATGGTGGTGACAGGGCTGg GAGGGAATCCTATGGCAGTGATCAGTAAGCAGGTTAACATGGAGCTGGCCAAGATCAAACAGAAGTGTCCACTGTATGAAGCCAATGGCCAGGCT GGTGAACGGTGCACAAGT gtgccaaaagaaaaagatgagatGGTGGAGCAAGAGTTCAATAGATTGCTTGAGGCCACCTCATACCTCAGCCACCAGCTAGACTTCAACTTCCTCAACAACAAGCCCGTTTCTCTAGGACAGGCCCTGGAGGTGGTCATACA GCTGCAGGAGAAGCATGTAAAAGATGAGCAGATAGAACACTGGAAGAAGATTGTAAAGACACAGGAAGAGCTCAGGGATCTTCTGAACAAG ATGGTGACCACTAAGGAACGGGTTAAGGAGCTCCATCACCAGTATAAAGAGGCCAGTGAAGTCAAGCCACCTAGAGATATCACAGCTGAGTTCCTGGTGAAGAGCAAGCACCGTGATCTTACTGCACTTTGTAAA gagTATGATGAATTAGTGGAGATGCAGGTCAAACTGGAGGAGAAGCTGCAAGAGCTGGAGGCCAATCCACCCAG CGATGTGTACCTGTCGTCCAGGGATCGGCAGATCCTAGACTGGCACTTTGCCAACCTAGAGTTTGCCAACGCTACGCCCCTCTCCACCCTCTCTCTCAAGCATTGGGATCAG GATGATGACTTTGAGTTCACTGGAAGTCACCTGACAGTAAGGAATGGTTACTCCTGTGTTCCTGTAGCCCTGGCTGAAGGTCTGGACATCAAACTGAACACAGCGGTGCGACAGGTTCGATACACAGCATCTG GCTGTGAGGTGATAGCTGTCAACACTCGCTCCACGACCCAGACCTTCATATACAAGTGCGACGCTGTGCTGTGCACCCTGCCCCTCGGTGTGTTGAAGCAGCAGCCCCCAGCTGTGCAGTTTGTTCCCCCCCTGCCAGAGTGGAAGACATCTGCCATACAGAGGATGGGCTTTGGCAACCTGAACAAG GTGGTGTTGTGTTTTGACCGTGTGTTCTGGGATCCAAGTGTCAACCTGTTTGGTCATGTCGGCTCCACCACAGCAAGTCGGGGTGAACTCTTCCTCTTCTGGAACCTGTACAAAG CCCCGATTCTTCTTGCCCTGATGGCTGGTGAAGCAGCTGGCATCATGGAGAACATCAGTGATGACGTTATTGTCGGACGCTGCCTGGCCATTCTCAAAGGAATATTTGGAAGCAGCGCTGTACCGCAG CCAAAAGAAACTGTGGTCACCCGCTGGCGTGCCGACCCCTGGGCGCGGGGCTCCTACTCGTACGTCGCAGCAGGTTCTTCGGGTAACGACTACGACCTCATGGCACAGCCCATCACACCTGGCCCTGCTATACCAGGAGCCTCACAG cCTGTCCCTCGTCTGTTCTTCGCTGGTGAACACACAATCAGGAATTACCCGGCCACAGTTCACGGCGCCCTGCTCAGCGGGCTCCGTGAGGCCGGACGCATCGCAGATCAGTTCCTGGGTGCCATGTATACACTGCCTAGACAAGCCACTCCCACAGCCACCAGCAACCCTCAGCAGGCTCAGCCCACTCCCAGTGTCTGA
- the kdm1a gene encoding lysine-specific histone demethylase 1A isoform X4 — translation MLSSKKSDAGSSSSSSSSSAGPAGSDRVPVSDTQIGPSASAVGVMDAKKKERSSPSGEPGGVPLPHQAGPGGADQDSAEVRRTSRRKRAKQVEYREMDESLANLSEDEYYSEEERNAKAEKERKQVIPPPAPPVEEENDSEPEEPSGVEGAAFQSRLPHDRMTSQEAACFPDIIGGPQQTQKVFLYIRNRTLQLWLDNPKIQLTFEATAQQLEAPYNSDAVLVHRIHSYLERHGLINFGIYKRVKPLPTKKTGKVIVIGGGVSGLAAARQLQSFGMDVTVLEARDRVGGRVATFRKGNYVADLGAMVVTGLGGNPMAVISKQVNMELAKIKQKCPLYEANGQAGERCTSVPKEKDEMVEQEFNRLLEATSYLSHQLDFNFLNNKPVSLGQALEVVIQLQEKHVKDEQIEHWKKIVKTQEELRDLLNKMVTTKERVKELHHQYKEASEVKPPRDITAEFLVKSKHRDLTALCKEYDELVEMQVKLEEKLQELEANPPSDVYLSSRDRQILDWHFANLEFANATPLSTLSLKHWDQDDDFEFTGSHLTVRNGYSCVPVALAEGLDIKLNTAVRQVRYTASGCEVIAVNTRSTTQTFIYKCDAVLCTLPLGVLKQQPPAVQFVPPLPEWKTSAIQRMGFGNLNKVVLCFDRVFWDPSVNLFGHVGSTTASRGELFLFWNLYKAPILLALMAGEAAGIMENISDDVIVGRCLAILKGIFGSSAVPQPKETVVTRWRADPWARGSYSYVAAGSSGNDYDLMAQPITPGPAIPGASQPVPRLFFAGEHTIRNYPATVHGALLSGLREAGRIADQFLGAMYTLPRQATPTATSNPQQAQPTPSV, via the exons ATGCTGTCTAGCAAGAAGTCAGATGctggctcctcctcctcctcctcttcatcttctgcTGGACCAGCAGGAAGTGATAGGGTCCCAGTATCTGACACCCAGATTGGtccctcagcctcagctgtagGAGTAATGGATGcaaagaagaaggagaggtcATCCCCTAGTGGGGAACCTGGAGGTGTCCCTCTACCCCACCAAGCAGGCCCTGGGGGGGCAGACCAGGACTCAGCTGAAGTCCGCAGGACAAGTCGACGTAAACGAgcaaaa CAGGTGGAGTACCGCGAGATGGACGAGAGCCTGGCCAATCTGTCGGAGGACGAATATTActctgaggaggagaggaatgccaaggcagagaaagagagaaagcaagtcatccctcctccagctccaccagTAGAGGAGGAGAATGATAGCGAACCAGAGGAGCCATCTG GTGTGGAAGGAGCTGCTTTTCAGAGCCGTCTTCCTCACGATCGTATGACGTCTCAGGAGGCCGCCTGCTTCCCTGACATCATTGGTGGTCCACAGCAGACTCAGAAGGTCTTCCTCTACATCCGCAACCGTACA CTCCAACTGTGGCTGGACAACCCTAAGATCCAGTTGACATTTGAggccacagcacagcagcttgAAGCTCCATACAACA GTGATGCTGTGCTGGTCCACAGGATACACAGCTACCTGGAAAGACACGGTCTCATCAACTTTGGCATTTACAAGAGGGTCAAGCCTTTACCCA CTAAGAAGACTGGGAAAGTTATAGTTATTGGTGGAGGTGTTTCTGGCCTAGCTGCAGCCAGGCAGCTGCAGAGCTTTGGGATGGATGTTACAGTGTTGGAGGCCAGG GATCGGGTTGGAGGCAGAGTGGCCACATTTAGGAAGGGCAACTATGTCGCTGATCTAGGAGCCATGGTGGTGACAGGGCTGg GAGGGAATCCTATGGCAGTGATCAGTAAGCAGGTTAACATGGAGCTGGCCAAGATCAAACAGAAGTGTCCACTGTATGAAGCCAATGGCCAGGCT GGTGAACGGTGCACAAGT gtgccaaaagaaaaagatgagatGGTGGAGCAAGAGTTCAATAGATTGCTTGAGGCCACCTCATACCTCAGCCACCAGCTAGACTTCAACTTCCTCAACAACAAGCCCGTTTCTCTAGGACAGGCCCTGGAGGTGGTCATACA GCTGCAGGAGAAGCATGTAAAAGATGAGCAGATAGAACACTGGAAGAAGATTGTAAAGACACAGGAAGAGCTCAGGGATCTTCTGAACAAG ATGGTGACCACTAAGGAACGGGTTAAGGAGCTCCATCACCAGTATAAAGAGGCCAGTGAAGTCAAGCCACCTAGAGATATCACAGCTGAGTTCCTGGTGAAGAGCAAGCACCGTGATCTTACTGCACTTTGTAAA gagTATGATGAATTAGTGGAGATGCAGGTCAAACTGGAGGAGAAGCTGCAAGAGCTGGAGGCCAATCCACCCAG CGATGTGTACCTGTCGTCCAGGGATCGGCAGATCCTAGACTGGCACTTTGCCAACCTAGAGTTTGCCAACGCTACGCCCCTCTCCACCCTCTCTCTCAAGCATTGGGATCAG GATGATGACTTTGAGTTCACTGGAAGTCACCTGACAGTAAGGAATGGTTACTCCTGTGTTCCTGTAGCCCTGGCTGAAGGTCTGGACATCAAACTGAACACAGCGGTGCGACAGGTTCGATACACAGCATCTG GCTGTGAGGTGATAGCTGTCAACACTCGCTCCACGACCCAGACCTTCATATACAAGTGCGACGCTGTGCTGTGCACCCTGCCCCTCGGTGTGTTGAAGCAGCAGCCCCCAGCTGTGCAGTTTGTTCCCCCCCTGCCAGAGTGGAAGACATCTGCCATACAGAGGATGGGCTTTGGCAACCTGAACAAG GTGGTGTTGTGTTTTGACCGTGTGTTCTGGGATCCAAGTGTCAACCTGTTTGGTCATGTCGGCTCCACCACAGCAAGTCGGGGTGAACTCTTCCTCTTCTGGAACCTGTACAAAG CCCCGATTCTTCTTGCCCTGATGGCTGGTGAAGCAGCTGGCATCATGGAGAACATCAGTGATGACGTTATTGTCGGACGCTGCCTGGCCATTCTCAAAGGAATATTTGGAAGCAGCGCTGTACCGCAG CCAAAAGAAACTGTGGTCACCCGCTGGCGTGCCGACCCCTGGGCGCGGGGCTCCTACTCGTACGTCGCAGCAGGTTCTTCGGGTAACGACTACGACCTCATGGCACAGCCCATCACACCTGGCCCTGCTATACCAGGAGCCTCACAG cCTGTCCCTCGTCTGTTCTTCGCTGGTGAACACACAATCAGGAATTACCCGGCCACAGTTCACGGCGCCCTGCTCAGCGGGCTCCGTGAGGCCGGACGCATCGCAGATCAGTTCCTGGGTGCCATGTATACACTGCCTAGACAAGCCACTCCCACAGCCACCAGCAACCCTCAGCAGGCTCAGCCCACTCCCAGTGTCTGA